One Chloroherpetonaceae bacterium DNA segment encodes these proteins:
- a CDS encoding killer suppression protein HigA, which translates to MIVIFESGKKADLFNSIKKLTKEFGDKRAKLIRKRLDDLSAAPNLEAMRFLPGRCHELHGNRQKTLALDLDGGWRLIFESSDEPLPLKTDGGLDWRRVQTVKILRVEDYH; encoded by the coding sequence ATGATAGTTATATTTGAATCGGGAAAAAAAGCCGACCTATTTAACAGCATAAAAAAATTAACTAAGGAATTCGGGGATAAGCGAGCGAAACTGATTCGCAAAAGATTAGATGACTTATCTGCCGCACCGAATCTTGAAGCGATGCGTTTCCTTCCGGGACGTTGCCACGAATTGCACGGCAACCGTCAAAAGACTCTCGCGCTTGACCTTGATGGCGGGTGGCGTCTAATTTTTGAAAGCAGTGATGAACCACTCCCGCTCAAAACAGACGGCGGGTTAGATTGGAGACGCGTTCAAACTGTAAAAATTCTTAGAGTAGAAGATTATCACTAA
- a CDS encoding AAA family ATPase, which produces MLNSFYISNYRILNNFKIEKLSRVNLLTGKNNTGKTTLLEAILLYQNDFSPELIAFILRKRNGMFGASVKEMQKALKYLRNNFSFTNDSIENVEVKAGEYEDPHTFNIVFTSSRNGKGVKINTHKYQKSSPPKMRMMSEGKEVFDLPNNSQNELKWGNVIIIDSYDFGNNEKFNAYWDNIDGTQTEDELISALSIITPIEKFRFVKGESETKRISTVLKKGDIDRTPLRMMGDGMNRLLQIILAMLNCKDGIFLIDEIENGLHYSVMEKMWEVIFHLSEKLNIQVFATTHSNDVIKSFGSLLLNETYAERGQILKLKNDGVKIECVDFNLENIEVAISHDIELR; this is translated from the coding sequence ATGCTGAACTCTTTTTATATCTCCAATTACCGAATTCTCAACAATTTTAAGATTGAGAAACTATCCCGCGTCAATCTCCTAACAGGAAAAAATAATACCGGAAAGACCACCCTGCTTGAAGCAATTTTATTGTATCAAAACGATTTTAGTCCAGAACTTATTGCATTTATTTTAAGAAAAAGGAATGGAATGTTTGGTGCTTCAGTAAAAGAAATGCAAAAGGCACTAAAGTATCTTAGAAACAATTTCTCATTTACGAATGATTCGATAGAGAATGTTGAAGTAAAAGCAGGGGAATATGAAGACCCACATACATTTAATATTGTATTTACTTCTTCAAGAAACGGGAAGGGAGTAAAAATTAATACGCATAAATATCAAAAAAGCAGTCCCCCTAAAATGAGAATGATGTCAGAAGGTAAAGAAGTCTTTGACCTCCCGAATAATTCTCAAAATGAACTAAAGTGGGGGAATGTAATAATCATCGATTCTTATGATTTTGGGAATAATGAAAAATTTAATGCCTATTGGGATAATATCGATGGCACACAAACAGAGGATGAATTGATTTCTGCATTATCGATTATCACCCCGATAGAAAAATTTCGATTCGTTAAAGGCGAAAGTGAGACCAAAAGAATTTCCACCGTTTTAAAGAAGGGAGATATCGACAGAACCCCGCTTCGAATGATGGGAGATGGGATGAATCGATTGCTTCAAATCATCCTTGCAATGCTCAATTGCAAAGATGGAATATTCCTGATAGATGAAATTGAAAACGGACTGCATTATTCGGTAATGGAAAAAATGTGGGAAGTGATTTTTCATTTATCTGAAAAACTGAATATTCAAGTATTCGCCACTACGCACAGCAATGATGTAATTAAGAGTTTTGGTTCGTTACTACTAAATGAAACTTATGCGGAACGTGGCCAAATACTTAAACTAAAGAATGATGGGGTTAAAATAGAATGTGTAGATTTTAATTTGGAAAATATTGAAGTTGCCATAAGTCATGATATCGAGCTCCGATAG
- a CDS encoding HigA family addiction module antitoxin, whose product MSKTYTYKPDSVSFPGETLADLLQERNLTQAELAKRMDVTPKHINEIINGKASITAEMSLRLERVLGTPAEFWNERERQYQECVAKRNEAKRLADYEDWVKLFPLKELYVQGWISEKKASVKSIQELLSFFQISNPEKHVDIWNQFAVNYKRQKSFTSHFHSTTTWLQQGRHLAQQQSTKPFDEKRFLSAIQEMRTLIPEMHDDFAKRLVAISAEAGVALVFTPALPKTRVYGATHWLSPEKAVIQLSLRGKRDDYFWFTLFHEVGHILKHGKRDVFLEGIENESQKEIEANRFAADFLIPPQEWANFTSITPFTKPRIIDFAKSLRISPGIVAGRLQHESKDFSKFNDLKVVIGFE is encoded by the coding sequence ATGAGTAAAACATACACCTATAAACCCGATAGCGTCAGCTTTCCGGGTGAAACGCTTGCCGACTTATTGCAAGAAAGGAATCTTACGCAAGCCGAACTTGCAAAGCGTATGGATGTTACACCAAAACATATCAATGAAATCATCAATGGTAAAGCATCTATTACAGCAGAAATGTCATTACGCCTTGAACGTGTATTAGGAACACCAGCCGAATTTTGGAATGAGCGAGAACGGCAGTATCAGGAGTGTGTCGCAAAACGCAATGAGGCGAAGCGTTTAGCTGATTATGAAGATTGGGTAAAGCTATTTCCTTTGAAAGAACTTTATGTACAAGGTTGGATTAGTGAAAAAAAAGCATCCGTAAAGTCAATTCAGGAGTTACTTTCATTTTTTCAAATTTCAAATCCAGAAAAACATGTGGATATATGGAATCAATTTGCCGTCAATTATAAACGCCAAAAAAGCTTTACAAGCCATTTTCATAGTACAACCACGTGGCTACAACAAGGGAGACACCTAGCCCAACAGCAATCCACAAAACCGTTTGATGAAAAACGATTTTTATCCGCAATTCAAGAAATGCGAACACTCATTCCCGAAATGCATGATGATTTTGCCAAGAGACTAGTGGCAATCTCAGCAGAAGCAGGTGTAGCATTGGTCTTTACACCCGCGTTGCCAAAAACCCGCGTCTATGGCGCAACCCATTGGCTTTCACCTGAGAAAGCTGTAATTCAACTTAGCTTACGAGGTAAGCGCGATGATTACTTTTGGTTCACGCTCTTCCACGAAGTTGGGCATATTCTGAAACACGGTAAACGCGATGTCTTTTTGGAAGGCATAGAGAACGAATCACAAAAGGAAATTGAGGCAAACCGTTTCGCCGCCGACTTCCTTATTCCACCTCAGGAATGGGCAAACTTTACTTCAATCACACCATTCACTAAGCCAAGAATAATTGACTTTGCCAAAAGCCTTCGTATTTCTCCGGGTATTGTGGCGGGTCGTTTACAACATGAAAGCAAGGATTTTAGCAAATTTAATGACCTTAAAGTCGTGATAGGGTTTGAATAA
- a CDS encoding ABC transporter permease, translating to MRVQEIFQMSVSSLKANKLRSGLTMFGITVGVFSVIGVMTVIGALQNSITSGLAFLGTNTFQIAKYPAMSFSNRDDLDNRRNITLEQAERFREMIEEQTAGVCLKSFDGGRVASYGNYKTNANQTIVGTNKHFLFVNQHNVIEGRNLTEEDVQYMRSVAVIGQEVRKKLFPNQSALGERIKLNGKVYTVVGVLAAKGQAFGGSEDDLSLVPITRFFADFGKNNRTVNIAVQASSQETYQKTMDRAQGAMRLVRGLQAHQDNDFELYANESLVKSFNEIADVIRAGAFVISFIALITAGIGIMNIMLVSVTERTKEIGIRKSIGAKRQSILIQFLIESVVISELGGLLGILLGALLGNVIAAQMSATAIFPWDWAFIGLFVCSLIGIGFGSYPAYKAAALDPIEALRFE from the coding sequence ATGAGGGTTCAAGAAATTTTTCAAATGTCGGTCAGTTCGCTCAAAGCAAATAAATTGCGCTCGGGGCTGACAATGTTCGGCATCACAGTCGGCGTTTTCTCTGTTATTGGGGTTATGACTGTTATCGGTGCCCTTCAGAACTCAATTACTTCAGGTCTCGCTTTTTTGGGAACAAATACATTCCAAATTGCGAAATACCCCGCGATGAGTTTTTCAAACCGTGATGATCTCGATAACCGCAGAAACATCACGCTTGAACAAGCCGAGCGTTTCAGAGAGATGATTGAAGAACAAACAGCGGGTGTTTGTTTAAAGTCGTTTGATGGCGGGCGTGTTGCAAGCTATGGGAATTATAAAACCAATGCGAATCAAACGATTGTTGGGACCAACAAACACTTTCTCTTTGTCAATCAGCATAATGTCATCGAAGGCAGAAATTTAACTGAAGAAGATGTTCAGTACATGCGCAGTGTCGCGGTGATTGGTCAAGAAGTACGGAAAAAGCTGTTTCCTAACCAATCGGCTTTGGGCGAGCGCATCAAGCTGAATGGGAAAGTGTACACCGTGGTGGGTGTGCTTGCTGCAAAAGGGCAAGCTTTTGGCGGGAGTGAAGATGATCTATCTTTAGTTCCGATCACGCGATTCTTTGCCGACTTTGGCAAAAATAACCGTACGGTTAATATCGCTGTTCAAGCATCGTCTCAAGAAACCTATCAAAAAACGATGGATCGCGCGCAAGGCGCGATGAGGCTTGTGCGTGGCTTGCAAGCGCATCAGGATAATGACTTTGAACTTTATGCCAATGAATCACTTGTCAAGTCTTTCAATGAAATTGCCGACGTCATCCGCGCCGGTGCCTTTGTAATCAGCTTTATCGCATTGATTACCGCAGGCATTGGAATTATGAACATTATGCTCGTCAGCGTTACTGAGCGTACAAAAGAAATTGGAATCCGAAAGTCAATCGGCGCAAAACGCCAATCGATTCTCATTCAATTTTTAATTGAATCTGTGGTAATCTCGGAGCTTGGTGGCTTATTGGGGATTCTGCTCGGTGCACTTCTTGGCAATGTGATTGCGGCGCAAATGAGTGCTACGGCTATTTTCCCGTGGGATTGGGCATTCATTGGGCTCTTTGTGTGTTCACTGATTGGTATCGGATTTGGCAGCTACCCTGCATACAAAGCTGCCGCTCTTGACCCGATTGAAGCACTTCGATTCGAATAA
- a CDS encoding ATP-binding protein codes for MSNGLNEELLDSLTVHSRLEELQAIRAFIAQAAGRFGFSDIDCNKIQLAVDEACSNIIRHAYNQDSNEDLKISIIKTALGSERRFTVLIDDNGKSYDILTHKIPDMKDYIEREHKKGGLGIKIIRMVMDEIHYQTDAGSNRLILTKILR; via the coding sequence ATGTCGAACGGATTAAACGAAGAGCTATTGGATTCTTTGACGGTACATAGCCGCCTTGAAGAATTGCAGGCCATCCGCGCTTTTATTGCGCAAGCAGCGGGGCGCTTCGGCTTTTCCGATATTGATTGCAATAAAATCCAACTCGCTGTGGATGAAGCGTGCTCCAATATTATTCGCCACGCGTATAATCAAGACAGCAATGAAGATCTCAAAATCAGCATTATCAAAACCGCGCTTGGCTCCGAACGCCGTTTCACCGTTCTTATAGATGATAATGGTAAAAGCTATGATATCCTCACACATAAAATACCGGATATGAAAGACTATATTGAGCGGGAGCATAAAAAGGGTGGACTTGGAATCAAGATAATCCGAATGGTAATGGATGAAATCCATTATCAAACCGATGCCGGTTCAAACCGCCTTATCTTGACCAAAATTTTACGCTGA
- a CDS encoding STAS domain-containing protein has translation MFSTLVRELGKTSAIDLIGELDAHTSVQLERTIQEQIEKKRVHIIINCAKLSYISSAGLGVFMAFIDDVRAEGGDIKFSNMSDKIFQVFDLLGFPLLYEIFKEEQEAVEKFNAPTP, from the coding sequence ATGTTTAGCACTTTAGTCAGAGAACTGGGAAAAACCTCCGCCATTGATCTTATTGGCGAATTGGACGCTCACACGTCGGTGCAATTAGAGCGAACAATTCAGGAGCAAATTGAAAAGAAACGCGTTCATATCATAATCAACTGCGCAAAACTTAGTTACATCTCTAGCGCCGGCTTGGGAGTGTTTATGGCATTTATTGATGATGTACGTGCAGAGGGCGGCGATATCAAATTTTCAAATATGTCAGATAAAATTTTTCAAGTATTTGATCTCTTGGGCTTTCCTTTGCTCTATGAGATTTTTAAGGAAGAGCAAGAAGCTGTTGAAAAATTTAATGCCCCAACCCCTTAA
- a CDS encoding dienelactone hydrolase family protein produces the protein MIHRLSYRLNVLGSLLLLVMLFCGSLFSQSKSSKVESKGVTYNSGNEKVSGYFSKPKSKGTFPGVIMIHEWWGLNDWVKAMADSLAAEGYAVLAVDLYRGKVGKTREEATELMQGTPKDRVSADLSAAYAFLNTLPETKGRKIGSVGWCMGGGYSLTAANLLGEKLSACIICYGRVTTESGFLKPVAAPVLGIFGGKDRGIPVDSVKAFAAALNASGRSAELAVYDSSGHAFMNPNNERGYNATDANDAWSKTLTFFATRLKK, from the coding sequence ATGATTCATCGTTTATCCTATCGTTTAAATGTCCTCGGTTCCCTACTTCTTTTGGTTATGCTGTTTTGCGGATCGCTTTTTTCTCAATCGAAGTCTAGCAAGGTTGAGTCAAAGGGAGTGACTTATAATTCAGGTAATGAGAAGGTTTCTGGATATTTTTCTAAACCTAAAAGCAAGGGTACTTTCCCCGGTGTGATTATGATTCACGAATGGTGGGGATTGAACGACTGGGTGAAGGCAATGGCCGATTCCTTGGCCGCTGAAGGCTATGCGGTGCTTGCGGTAGATCTCTACCGCGGTAAAGTTGGAAAGACCCGCGAAGAAGCTACCGAACTTATGCAAGGCACCCCGAAAGACCGCGTTAGTGCTGATTTAAGCGCTGCATATGCATTCCTTAACACCCTGCCAGAAACCAAAGGAAGGAAAATTGGAAGTGTAGGCTGGTGTATGGGTGGCGGCTATTCTCTAACTGCCGCGAATTTGCTGGGTGAAAAACTTTCTGCTTGCATTATATGCTACGGCCGTGTAACCACCGAAAGCGGATTTCTTAAGCCTGTTGCAGCACCGGTTTTGGGAATTTTTGGCGGTAAAGATCGCGGTATTCCGGTTGACTCCGTCAAGGCGTTTGCAGCTGCACTCAATGCAAGCGGAAGAAGTGCCGAGCTCGCCGTGTATGACTCAAGCGGCCACGCCTTTATGAACCCCAATAATGAACGCGGTTACAATGCTACCGATGCAAATGATGCTTGGAGCAAAACACTCACCTTTTTTGCAACTCGGCTTAAGAAGTAA
- a CDS encoding DUF4292 domain-containing protein, whose protein sequence is MIELALHLIFSKRLHLLFGLLAFFAILLFSACGEKESVKSEAERILIEKHVSNVIHTGRSLYSDSLYQTLRGKSLLIHSLSGEGTLAIRSPEMNQSVSCRVVLERGKAVQLLGSVMFGFTAFDMLLRPDSAFVYVPFQSSVFIGENKPENLRAVSGIDAEFESIINLFLGLPDPESALDSLTDVINTTGKIVYLFKNQGGAREEIVVDSASGTLESIARSDSIKGIFTGVFFSRFQSEILGEGTVTLPKEITFLSRALADSLGNERRLTFQYQKRNLNPAEIRFTFKMPKKAKVYLLNQMIQQPNETGHK, encoded by the coding sequence ATGATTGAATTAGCTCTTCATTTAATATTCAGTAAACGACTGCATTTGCTATTTGGGCTTCTTGCATTTTTTGCGATTTTACTTTTTAGTGCTTGTGGCGAAAAGGAATCGGTCAAGTCAGAAGCAGAACGGATTTTGATAGAGAAACATGTTTCGAATGTCATTCATACCGGACGCAGCCTTTATTCTGATTCACTTTATCAAACGCTCAGAGGAAAAAGTTTACTAATTCACTCACTTTCCGGGGAAGGGACGCTTGCGATTCGCTCGCCTGAAATGAATCAAAGTGTATCGTGTAGGGTGGTGCTTGAGCGTGGAAAAGCCGTTCAACTTTTAGGCAGTGTGATGTTTGGCTTCACAGCCTTTGATATGCTTCTTCGACCTGATAGCGCTTTTGTTTATGTCCCGTTTCAATCATCGGTTTTTATTGGTGAAAACAAACCTGAAAACCTTCGCGCGGTTAGCGGAATTGACGCGGAGTTTGAATCTATCATCAATCTCTTTCTGGGTTTACCTGACCCGGAGTCAGCACTTGATTCGTTGACGGATGTCATCAACACCACCGGAAAAATTGTTTATCTCTTCAAAAATCAAGGTGGAGCTCGTGAGGAAATTGTGGTTGATTCAGCGAGCGGCACCCTAGAAAGCATTGCCCGAAGCGACAGCATCAAAGGCATATTTACCGGCGTCTTTTTCTCTCGGTTTCAATCGGAAATTCTTGGAGAAGGAACCGTAACCCTACCGAAAGAAATTACCTTCCTTTCAAGAGCGCTGGCTGATTCATTGGGAAATGAAAGACGCCTTACCTTTCAATATCAAAAAAGAAACTTAAACCCTGCCGAGATTCGTTTCACTTTTAAGATGCCAAAGAAAGCCAAGGTTTATTTGCTTAACCAGATGATTCAACAGCCTAACGAAACTGGACATAAATAA
- a CDS encoding DUF3226 domain-containing protein has protein sequence MISSSDRKTRTKHLENLNPLLVEGNDDLYLTGELADQAALPDCFYIHVCDGYPKILSNLETRLKAGTYQKLGVVLDADTNISKKWVRIKEILEKYGFVLEGWPNGKAYIESNKSKKIGIWIMPDNNTEGELEDFFLGFIPKKDDLIRPINEALDRLEKEKLNRYTKRTKALVLTWLAWQEESGMPMGKSIKNYPQLLDLSSANGYINWLKTLFEDEVLPASIS, from the coding sequence ATGATATCGAGCTCCGATAGAAAAACCAGAACAAAACATCTAGAAAATTTAAATCCCTTACTTGTAGAAGGTAACGACGATCTTTATTTAACAGGCGAACTTGCCGATCAAGCCGCACTTCCCGATTGTTTTTATATACATGTATGCGACGGATATCCCAAAATTTTATCCAATTTAGAGACACGCTTAAAAGCCGGAACATACCAAAAATTAGGTGTTGTATTAGACGCCGATACCAACATTTCCAAGAAATGGGTAAGAATAAAAGAAATTCTTGAAAAATATGGGTTTGTGCTTGAAGGTTGGCCAAACGGTAAAGCGTATATCGAAAGCAATAAAAGTAAAAAGATAGGTATATGGATTATGCCCGATAATAATACGGAGGGGGAATTAGAGGATTTTTTTCTTGGCTTTATTCCCAAAAAGGACGATTTAATTAGACCAATCAATGAAGCATTGGATAGATTAGAAAAGGAAAAATTAAATCGTTACACCAAAAGAACGAAAGCCTTAGTTCTTACTTGGCTTGCTTGGCAAGAAGAATCAGGGATGCCAATGGGAAAGAGTATTAAAAATTATCCTCAATTACTCGATTTAAGTTCAGCGAATGGTTATATCAACTGGCTTAAAACTCTTTTCGAAGACGAAGTTCTCCCCGCATCCATTTCGTAA
- a CDS encoding SpoIIE family protein phosphatase: protein MPESGAPSPLSALDKSTEALGTLDLNSLLETSKILNASLNLEFILSHILRTAMGKFLVSKAAIITFSTGEDLIDIYHLASSRGLTGAPQNFTDLEAFGIQFDLNLLVPIASQKRMIGFIALGKKLNKSEFSEAERDFIGTLASLAAIAIDNADRIDEMERVNRSLDLSVQKLKTLFEQAKNYSPNMPREELLKMLFNAVSGQMMIRGMVALREEDGNLVVELTRGGLSIEHIPKSELQSLLNLSLPEKLSKEKYPELVNAGFVIAIPMRGSTKNLGVILSSGKFSDQSFSDSDLDFLFLAVSQAATTIEQSRLFAEALEKEVIEKELQVAREIQAMLLPKELPKFRGVEIAAVNIPSLQVGGDYYDIIKLDDRHIFIGIADVTGKGTPAALLMANLQASIKAYMQPFQVKSFDLAGTIANINNIIYENTPADKFITFFGGILDLETRIFHSVNAGHNPPYVITQQGEVKSLTAGGVILGVVPKITYESQKTKLERSEVLFLYTDGITEAENASKELFEPTRLLELLKATRDETALSILNRVIDAVRAFQPPGKQIDDITAICVKVGN from the coding sequence ATGCCCGAATCGGGAGCACCATCACCTCTCTCTGCGTTGGATAAATCCACCGAAGCACTCGGGACCTTAGACCTCAATTCCCTCCTCGAAACCAGCAAAATCCTCAATGCCTCTCTTAACCTTGAATTTATCCTTTCCCATATTTTGCGAACCGCTATGGGGAAGTTTTTAGTCTCAAAAGCCGCGATTATTACATTTTCCACCGGTGAAGATCTCATTGATATTTATCATCTTGCTTCTTCCCGCGGACTAACCGGAGCGCCACAAAACTTTACCGACCTTGAAGCGTTTGGAATTCAATTTGACCTGAATCTCCTTGTTCCTATTGCTTCACAAAAGCGGATGATTGGCTTTATCGCCCTCGGAAAAAAATTAAACAAATCGGAGTTTAGCGAAGCCGAACGCGATTTCATTGGCACATTGGCCTCACTTGCAGCAATAGCCATTGATAATGCTGATCGAATTGATGAAATGGAACGGGTTAATCGCAGCCTTGATCTTTCAGTACAAAAATTGAAAACGCTGTTTGAACAGGCAAAAAATTACTCGCCAAATATGCCTCGCGAAGAGCTTCTGAAAATGCTATTTAATGCGGTTTCGGGACAAATGATGATTCGCGGAATGGTGGCATTAAGAGAAGAAGATGGAAATTTGGTGGTTGAACTTACGCGTGGTGGATTGAGTATTGAACATATCCCAAAGTCTGAACTTCAATCGCTTTTAAATCTCTCGTTACCCGAAAAACTGTCAAAGGAAAAATATCCGGAATTGGTAAACGCGGGTTTTGTTATCGCAATACCGATGCGCGGAAGCACGAAGAATTTGGGCGTGATTCTCAGCAGTGGAAAATTCAGCGATCAATCCTTTTCCGATTCTGATCTTGATTTTCTTTTCCTTGCAGTTTCGCAAGCCGCGACGACAATCGAGCAATCACGGTTATTTGCAGAAGCACTCGAAAAAGAAGTGATTGAAAAGGAATTGCAGGTTGCAAGAGAAATTCAAGCAATGCTGCTGCCGAAGGAGTTACCGAAGTTCAGGGGCGTAGAAATCGCGGCGGTAAATATCCCCTCGCTTCAAGTTGGCGGCGATTACTACGATATCATCAAGCTTGATGACCGCCATATTTTTATCGGTATCGCTGATGTCACCGGCAAAGGCACGCCCGCAGCGCTATTGATGGCAAATTTGCAAGCCTCCATAAAAGCCTATATGCAACCGTTTCAAGTAAAGTCATTTGACCTTGCGGGAACTATCGCCAATATTAATAACATTATATACGAAAACACCCCTGCCGATAAATTCATCACGTTTTTTGGTGGCATTTTAGATTTGGAAACCCGCATTTTTCACTCCGTAAATGCCGGGCATAATCCGCCCTATGTAATCACTCAGCAAGGAGAGGTGAAATCACTTACCGCCGGTGGGGTAATATTGGGTGTGGTGCCTAAAATTACCTACGAGAGTCAAAAAACAAAACTTGAACGCAGCGAAGTACTTTTTCTTTATACCGATGGAATCACGGAAGCAGAAAATGCCTCGAAAGAACTCTTTGAACCAACCCGACTCCTTGAACTTTTAAAAGCCACTCGAGATGAAACCGCCCTTTCCATCTTGAATCGTGTCATTGATGCCGTTCGTGCCTTCCAACCACCCGGAAAACAAATTGACGACATTACTGCCATTTGCGTAAAGGTTGGAAATTGA
- a CDS encoding toxin-antitoxin system HicB family antitoxin has protein sequence MNKSLNYYLGLNYPIEISRLTQEDGGGFYACIPQLGRYAFQGDGATIEEALQELEVSKKMLFEEFLEKGIPIPEPRNEDEEKYSGKFILRLPKTLHRSLAQRAQEEGTSLNQFVVSLLSSSAAVSGFETATKAIVKNFQKILEKDLQTSNKKGERSLSRKGRFRENSRVLNTKKEIHSQ, from the coding sequence ATGAATAAATCACTCAATTACTATCTCGGTCTTAATTACCCAATTGAAATATCACGCTTAACCCAAGAAGATGGGGGAGGTTTTTATGCCTGCATCCCTCAGTTAGGGCGCTATGCTTTTCAGGGCGATGGGGCAACCATTGAAGAGGCACTTCAAGAACTTGAAGTATCAAAAAAAATGCTCTTTGAAGAATTTTTGGAAAAAGGTATACCCATTCCAGAACCAAGAAATGAAGATGAAGAAAAATACAGTGGGAAATTCATTCTTCGCTTGCCAAAAACACTCCATAGAAGTTTAGCGCAACGAGCCCAAGAAGAAGGCACGAGTTTGAATCAATTTGTGGTAAGCCTTTTATCATCAAGCGCAGCGGTAAGCGGATTTGAGACTGCAACAAAAGCCATCGTAAAGAATTTTCAAAAGATACTTGAAAAGGACTTACAAACGAGTAATAAAAAAGGTGAACGTTCTTTATCCCGTAAAGGTAGGTTTCGAGAAAATTCACGAGTTTTAAACACAAAAAAAGAAATTCATTCTCAATAA
- a CDS encoding nucleoid-associated protein — protein MIDYSKCTLKSVSVHHIGSKTNGEELQLSANSLEVTDERLKELLMQYFLSSFSDLEVYAFTFTNGDFKLNPIYTFTSQMFEGKPFHRSSINVAKHLYELSTHPQIKPGDLFVAHFTNIVMENEVTDAIGIFKSENRQPFLKLNSKSNDFQLHYDDGIAIDKLDKGCLIFESDADLGYKVCIVDKSNKAFEAQYWRDTFLQLKPRSDEYHQTKEIFALTKNFVTKKLAAELELPKSEQIEILNRTVDYFKNRDTFTKRTFEKDVFQEPEIIKSFRKYDEEYRERRELEAVDTFDISEDAVKREAKIFKRVIKLDKNFQIHILGGSKELIVQGKEKDGRKFYKIYYEEET, from the coding sequence ATGATTGATTACTCAAAGTGCACGTTAAAAAGTGTCTCCGTTCATCATATCGGAAGTAAAACGAATGGTGAAGAATTGCAGCTTTCCGCGAATTCGCTTGAAGTGACGGATGAGCGCTTGAAAGAACTTTTAATGCAATACTTTCTCTCCTCATTCAGCGACCTCGAGGTTTATGCCTTCACCTTCACCAACGGCGACTTCAAGCTCAATCCGATTTATACATTTACCTCTCAAATGTTTGAAGGGAAACCCTTTCATCGCAGTTCAATCAATGTGGCAAAGCATCTTTACGAGCTTTCTACCCACCCGCAGATTAAGCCCGGAGACCTTTTTGTGGCGCACTTCACAAACATTGTGATGGAAAATGAAGTCACCGATGCCATCGGTATTTTCAAATCTGAAAACAGGCAGCCGTTCTTAAAGCTCAACTCAAAATCGAATGACTTTCAACTTCATTACGACGATGGAATCGCAATTGATAAGCTCGATAAAGGCTGCCTCATTTTTGAAAGTGACGCCGACCTTGGCTATAAAGTCTGTATCGTCGATAAATCCAATAAAGCCTTTGAAGCTCAATACTGGCGAGATACCTTCCTTCAGCTTAAGCCTCGCAGCGACGAGTACCATCAAACCAAAGAAATTTTTGCGCTCACCAAAAACTTTGTGACCAAAAAGCTTGCGGCGGAATTGGAACTTCCAAAATCGGAGCAGATTGAAATCTTAAACCGCACGGTTGATTACTTCAAAAACCGCGATACCTTCACGAAGCGAACCTTCGAAAAGGATGTGTTTCAAGAGCCGGAAATCATTAAATCTTTCCGCAAATATGACGAAGAATATCGCGAGCGCCGCGAACTCGAGGCTGTCGATACCTTCGATATCTCGGAAGATGCGGTGAAGCGAGAAGCCAAGATTTTTAAGCGGGTGATTAAGCTTGATAAAAATTTTCAGATTCACATTTTGGGCGGAAGCAAAGAGCTCATTGTGCAGGGCAAAGAAAAGGATGGCCGCAAGTTCTACAAGATTTATTACGAAGAGGAAACCTAA